The following is a genomic window from Stenotrophomonas maltophilia.
GGGGCTGCGAAGGGGTGGCAAGACCACTGCCTTTGGCGGGGGTGAGCCTCAGAACTCCCCCTGGCGGTCCCGTAGTCGCTACCGGATCCGTACTGTAGGTGGATGCGTGAGGGGACTTAAAGCCAAGCACTGCGCGGCACCCCAAACAGACACCTCTGCGTATCCGGCATCGACCCATCGAAACGCCTCAACCGCGCCTCAACCCAGGATGGCCCCGCACGCTCCACCAGCAGCCGCCCCTCAATCTGCTGCACAAACAGCCAACGCTCGAAGCTCATGCGCAGGTGCTCGATATCCGGTGCCCGCCACGCGGCATCGGCAGGCATCCGGATCAGCACGCGCGAGGGCGCACTCTCCACCTCCATCACCACAACGCCCTTACACCGGATCTCGAAAGACGTCGCCCCAGCATAGCGCGTGTGGAATTCAAAGCCTTCGACGGCCTTGGCGGAAACGAAGCCCAGCGCGTCGCCGTGCAGCAACCGGTAATCGAAGGGCTTCAGCTTCTGGTAGGACCACTCCCGATCACTCGCTGGCGCGGGCCACGCGGCCCATACCACGGCGATCGCCACGATGCAGGCCGCCGCAGCAACAAGGCTGTGCTTCTTCATCACTCACCCCGACCTCAGGCCTTGGGCCGC
Proteins encoded in this region:
- a CDS encoding cold-shock protein, coding for MKKHSLVAAAACIVAIAVVWAAWPAPASDREWSYQKLKPFDYRLLHGDALGFVSAKAVEGFEFHTRYAGATSFEIRCKGVVVMEVESAPSRVLIRMPADAAWRAPDIEHLRMSFERWLFVQQIEGRLLVERAGPSWVEARLRRFDGSMPDTQRCLFGVPRSAWL